A region from the uncultured Bacteroides sp. genome encodes:
- a CDS encoding TPM domain-containing protein: MKQITTFMFFLCLFFSVQAQEKIYTVDNIPKVHLEDRTRYVCNPGGILSQEACDSIDRMLYNLEEKTGIETVVAVLPSIGEADCFDFSHQLLNTWGVGKKGKDNGLVILLVTDQRRIQFYTGYGLEGDLPDAICKRIQTKEMNPYLKDNDWDNGMVAGVRAACARLDGSMVNDGEESGGKSGGLFLFIAIIGFLFIGGLSSIWAVWANNRCPKCGKHKLQRSSTNLISKHNGVKTEDVVYKCLNCGHSIVRRQQSYDDNYRGGRGGGPFIGGFGGGSFGSGGGGGFSGGSFGGGMGGGGGAGSNF, from the coding sequence ATGAAACAGATCACCACTTTTATGTTTTTTCTGTGCTTATTTTTTTCCGTGCAAGCTCAAGAAAAAATATATACCGTAGATAATATTCCCAAAGTACATTTGGAAGACAGAACACGATATGTTTGCAACCCGGGAGGCATTCTGTCGCAGGAAGCATGTGATTCTATTGATAGAATGTTGTATAACCTTGAAGAAAAAACAGGAATTGAAACAGTTGTGGCTGTGTTGCCTTCCATCGGAGAGGCCGATTGTTTTGATTTTTCACATCAATTGTTAAACACTTGGGGAGTGGGCAAAAAAGGAAAAGACAATGGATTGGTGATTTTATTGGTTACCGATCAGCGTCGTATTCAATTCTACACGGGGTATGGACTTGAGGGAGATTTGCCTGATGCCATTTGCAAACGCATTCAAACAAAGGAGATGAATCCTTACTTAAAGGATAACGACTGGGATAACGGCATGGTAGCCGGTGTGCGTGCCGCATGTGCCCGTTTGGATGGCTCTATGGTAAACGACGGAGAAGAATCGGGCGGTAAGAGCGGAGGTTTATTTCTGTTTATTGCCATTATCGGATTCCTGTTTATCGGTGGGCTCAGCAGCATCTGGGCCGTATGGGCCAACAACCGATGCCCCAAATGTGGCAAGCACAAACTGCAACGAAGCAGCACCAATCTGATATCGAAACATAATGGCGTAAAAACAGAAGACGTAGTTTATAAATGCCTGAACTGCGGACACAGCATTGTAAGACGTCAACAATCTTACGATGATAATTACCGTGGCGGCAGAGGCGGCGGCCCGTTTATCGGCGGCTTCGGAGGTGGAAGTTTCGGTTCCGGCGGCGGAGGAGGATTTAGTGGAGGCAGTTTCGGAGGAGGTATGGGCGGCGGCGGCGGTGCCGGTAGCAACTTCTAA
- a CDS encoding LemA family protein, with protein MKRSIIIIIAVVAVIAIWAVSAYNGLVSMQENVSNQWANVETQYQRRSDLIPNLVNTVKGYASHEKETLEGVIAARSQATQIKVDPSNLTPESLAKYQKAQGEIGSALGKLLAITENYPDLKANQNFLELQAQLEGTENRINVARKNFNDTAKEYNTAIRKFPKNVFAGMFGFEKRPYFEAEEGAEKAPKVEF; from the coding sequence ATGAAAAGATCAATTATTATCATCATTGCTGTAGTGGCTGTTATCGCTATATGGGCTGTATCGGCTTATAACGGTTTAGTGTCTATGCAGGAAAATGTAAGTAACCAGTGGGCCAATGTGGAAACACAATACCAACGCCGTTCGGACCTGATTCCTAACTTAGTAAACACAGTAAAAGGTTATGCATCGCACGAAAAAGAGACATTGGAAGGTGTGATTGCTGCCCGTTCGCAAGCTACACAAATCAAAGTAGACCCTAGCAACCTTACTCCCGAATCTTTAGCAAAATATCAGAAAGCACAAGGGGAAATTGGTTCTGCATTGGGTAAGTTGCTTGCTATCACCGAGAACTATCCGGATTTAAAGGCTAATCAGAATTTCCTGGAACTGCAGGCGCAACTGGAAGGAACAGAAAATCGCATCAATGTGGCACGTAAGAACTTCAACGATACTGCCAAAGAATACAATACCGCTATTCGCAAATTCCCTAAAAACGTTTTTGCAGGCATGTTCGGGTTCGAAAAGCGTCCGTACTTTGAAGCGGAAGAAGGCGCCGAAAAAGCTCCTAAAGTAGAGTTTTAA